The following coding sequences lie in one Carcharodon carcharias isolate sCarCar2 chromosome 5, sCarCar2.pri, whole genome shotgun sequence genomic window:
- the LOC121277767 gene encoding 60S ribosomal protein L37-like, with the protein MDRVRRDGIICLQKKTSSFGKRRNMTHTLCRRCGAKAFHLQKSTCGKCAYPAKRKRKYNWSAKAKRRNITGTGRMRHLKVMYRRFRNGFREGTTQQPRCFTMPSSSTA; encoded by the coding sequence tatatgtttgcaaaaaaaaacatcGTCATTTGGTAAGAGGCGGAACATGACCCACACTCTTTGCCGACGATGTGGGGCTAAAGCATTTCACCTGCAGAAATCAACTTGCGGCAAATGTGCCTACCCTGCCAAGAGAAAGAGGAAGTATAACTGGAGTGCCAAGGCCAAAAGGAGAAACATAACTGGTACAGGCCGCATGAGGCACCTGAAGGTGATGTATCGCCGATTCAGGAATGGATTCCGTGAAGGGACCACCCAGCAGCCCAGATGTTTCACAATGCCTTCCTCCAGCACTGCATAA